A genomic region of Oryza glaberrima chromosome 1, OglaRS2, whole genome shotgun sequence contains the following coding sequences:
- the LOC127774744 gene encoding putative pentatricopeptide repeat-containing protein At3g11460, mitochondrial: MATEPSTSAPASPAAVAGGDDSLEPWSARVRTLTRLGRHREALALLRHGDPSPPPHALALPAAVISCAKLHLASGVAQIHALAAKRGLLPSSDAYLLSALLSSYSRLRLLPLARQLLDELPLASTPPATARTAFNSLISGCALHGVPAGCFSLFRLMRVAAGVRFDAVTLLALVPVAPLGIVPQLHALAARSGLAANTSVANCLVSVYARGGGGGASLARQVFEEMPRASRDLVSWNAVISAHAQNGLAVEAVELYRRMRGPEGGGVEPDAVTLVGVLSSCAHTGARRVGLDVERYVRDTIPGFRDNLPLCNALINFHARCGSLAQAQELFDEMPERSVVSWTALIIGYGMHGQGDIAVDLFETMVSEATAPDSVAMVGLLSACSHAGMYDEGRKYFSTMERDYCLRPKLEHYTCMVDLLGRAGRLDEARELIASMRMAADGAVWGALLGACKIHKNVEMGEEAFERVVSLEPANVGYYVLMANIYADAGQLDGVAKVRAAMRRRGLRKEPGCSYVEHKGKVHLFMADDHSHPQARRIYELVVELERMVKEKTGGDVVEERAEKAVAEAAAVPLVGFHSEKLAVAFGLLNTEAGSEIVVIKNLRVCGDCHSFLKTVSELTNRAFLVRDASRFHRFENGACSCRDYW; this comes from the coding sequence ATGGCCACCGAGCCTTCCACCTCCGCACcagcctcccccgccgccgtcgccggcggcgacgactcccTCGAGCCATGGAGCGCGCGGGTGCGCACCCTGACGCGCCTCGGCCGGCACAGGGAGGCCCTTGCCCTCCTCCGCCACGGcgacccctcgccgccgccgcacgccctgGCGCTCCCGGCGGCGGTGATCTCCTGCGCCAAGCTGCATCTCGCCTCGGGCGTCGCCCAGATACACGCGCTCGCGGCCAAGCGCGGCCTCCTCCCGTCCTCCGACGCCTACCTCCTCTCCGCGCTGCTCTCCTCCTactcccgcctccgcctcctcccgctcgccCGCCAGCTCCTCGACGAATTGCCCCTCGCGtccacgccgcccgccacggcgcGCACCGCGTTCAACTCCCTCATCTCCGGGTGCGCGCTCCACGGGGTCCCGGCCGGCTGCTTCTCCCTCTTCCGCCTCATGCGCGTGGCCGCCGGCGTCCGCTTCGACGCCGTCACGCTGCTGGCGCTCGTCCCCGTTGCTCCCCTGGGCATCGTGCCGCAGCTCCACGCCCTCGCGGCGCGATCGGGGCTCGCCGCGAACACTTCCGTGGCCAACTGCCTCGTGTCCGTctacgcgcgcggcggcggcggcggcgcctcccttGCCCGCCAGGTTTTCGAGGAGATGCCGCGGGCCTCCCGCGACCTCGTGTCGTGGAACGCGGTGATCTCCGCCCACGCGCAGAACGGCCTCGCCGTGGAGGCCGTCGAGCTGTACCGGCGCATGCGTGGCCCGGAAGGCGGCGGGGTGGAACCGGACGCCGTGACGCTCGTCGGCGTCCTCTCCTCCTGCGCGCACACCGGCGCGCGCCGCGTGGGCCTTGACGTCGAGCGGTACGTGCGGGATACAATCCCGGGCTTCCGCGACAACCTGCCGCTCTGCAACGCGCTCATCAACTTCCACGCGCGCTGCGGCAGCTTGGCCCAGGCGCAGGagctgttcgacgaaatgcccgAGAGGAGCGTCGTCTCGTGGACGGCGCTGATCATCGGGTACGGCATGCACGGACAGGGCGacatcgccgtcgacctctTCGAGACGATGGTGTCGGAAGCAACCGCGCCGGACAGCGTGGCCATGGTCGGCCTTCTGTCGGCGTGCAGCCACGCCGGCATGTACGACGAAGGGCGCAAGTACTTCTCAACAATGGAGCGCGATTACTGCCTCCGGCCCAAACTGGAGCACTACACCTGCATGGTGGACCTCCTCGGACGAGCCGGCCGTCTCGACGAAGCACGGGAGCTCATCGCGTCGATGCGGatggcggccgacggcgcggtCTGGGGCGCGCTGCTCGGAGCCTGCAAGATACACAAGAACGTGGAGATGGGAGAAGAGGCCTTCGAGCGCGTCGTCAGCCTCGAGCCGGCCAACGTGGGGTACTACGTGCTCATGGCGAACATCTACGCCGACGCCGGGCAGCTCGACGGCGTGGCGAAGGTGCGGGCGGCGATGAGGCGGCGCGGGCTCAGGAAGGAGCCCGGGTGTAGCTACGTCGAGCACAAGGGGAAGGTCCACCTGTTCATGGCCGACGACCACTCGCACCCGCAGGCGAGGAGGATCTACGAGCTCGTGGTCGAGCTGGAGCGGATGGTGAAGGAGAAGACGGGTGGCGATGTGGTTGAGGAGCGCGCTgagaaggcggtggcggaggcggcggccgtgccaTTGGTGGGGTTCCACAGCGAGAAGCTGGCGGTGGCGTTCGGGTTGCTGAACACGGAGGCGGGAAGTGAGATCGTGGTGATCAAGAACCTGCGGGTGTGCGGGGACTGCCACTCGTTTCTGAAGACGGTCTCGGAGTTGACAAACAGAGCGTTTCTCGTCAGGGACGCGAGCCGGTTCCATCGCTTCGAGAATGGGGCCTGCTCCTGCAGAGACTACTGGTGA
- the LOC127767955 gene encoding uncharacterized protein LOC127767955 yields MESEQVKRRFGRCPYCRAMIYQDPNAIIYYCSKCRTPIRGKNPEPTDDAEYALSQLEILSADTASVFSDDPDTLSRTSSVAYGGGEQPPVRTSSAPYAAFDRGSVRAGSRSGEQSGEERGGSPMHSRVSELRPTSRRTRRPMSGDMGAFRDDGSSYGSDNDVPTSAAASYRCRASPLTSQELEASSSSMGSSGYQPSGVSSSSMGSSSVYEPSGAARSPLTDPAFQRDLLQALDNLRRVIAAVEQPYGVDAHLQQAGMPPKSASCNDAATGGSGGGGGAYAAAVTRRNSRLMRRLESQLVQALPRDGLRRDRSTSSSSSASSSRPGGDRARAAGRKHHCRAVLGGTPFVVCDKCSEILQLPAAVSANRAARLECGGCGETLSIKLPAAAASGSTDRPKKIFSAPQPAVRRLDDDDAGEEHASARSNLSGDQRWPASPAEGPLHRMLGYSTVSSVFRSRRYGEQH; encoded by the exons atggagAGCGAGCAGGTGAAGAGGCGGTTCGGGCGGTGCCCCTACTGCCGCGCCATGATCTACCAGGACCCCAACGCCATCATCTACTACTGCAGCAAGTGCCGCACGCCCATCCGAG GCAAGAACCCGGAGCCGACGGACGACGCCGAGTACGCGCTCTCCCAGCTCGAGATCCTCTCCGCCGACACCGCCTCCGTGTTCTCCGACGACCCGGACACGCTGAGCCGCACGTCCTCCGTCgcatacggcggcggcgagcagcctcCGGTGCGGACCAGCTCGGCTCCCTACGCAGCATTTGATCGGGGCAGCGTTAGGGCTGGTTCAAGAAGCGGCGAGCAATcgggggaagagagaggtggCTCGCCGATGCACAGCCGCGTCAGCGAACTCCGGCCGACGTCGCGGAGAACCAGGCGGCCGATGAGCGGCGACATGGGTGCGTTCAGGGACGATGGATCGAGCTATGGTTCGGACAACGACGTCCCGACGTCTGCCGCCGCGAGCTACCGCTGCCGGGCGTCGCCGCTGACCTCCCAGGAACTggaggcgtcgtcgtcgtcgatggggTCGTCGGGATACCAACCGTCCggcgtgtcgtcgtcgtcgatggggTCGTCGTCGGTGTACGAACCGTCCggcgcggcgaggtcgccgcTGACGGACCCGGCGTTCCAGAGGGACCTGCTGCAGGCGCTGGACAACCTCCGGAgggtcatcgccgccgtcgagcagccGTACGGCGTCGACGCGCACCTGCAACAAGCCGGAATGCCCCCGAAGAGCGCGTCCTGCAacgacgccgccaccggcggcagcggcggcggcggcggcgcgtacgCAGCAGCAGTCACGCGGCGCAACTCCCGCCTCATGCGCCGCCTCGAGTCGCAGCTCGTGCAGGCGCTGCCCAGGGACGGCCTGCGCCGGGACAggagcacctcctcctcctcgtcggcgtcgagcagcCGCCCGGGCGGCGACCGGGCCAGGGCGGCGGGGCGGAAGCACCACTGCCGCGCGGTGCTGGGCGGCACGCCGTTCGTCGTCTGCGACAAGTGCTCGGAGATACTGCAGCTGCCGGCCGCCGTGTCGGCGAACAGGGCGGCCAGGCTGGAGTGCGGCGGATGCGGGGAGACGCTGTCCATcaagctgccggcggcggcggcgagtggctcGACGGACCGGCCCAAGAAGATATTCTCCGCGCCGCAGCCCGCCGTTCGCCGGCTggatgacgacgacgcgggGGAGGAGCACGCGTCCGCGAGGAGCAACCTGAGCGGCGACCAGCGATGGCCGGCGTCGCCGGCCGAAGGGCCGCTCCACCGCATGCTCGGGTACAGCACGGTGAGCTCGGTTTTCCGGAGCCGGCGGTACGGAGAGCAACACTGA